A stretch of the Glycine soja cultivar W05 chromosome 13, ASM419377v2, whole genome shotgun sequence genome encodes the following:
- the LOC114380816 gene encoding uncharacterized protein LOC114380816: protein MTKNEMHIIGIVIMIMIVMDFSQANYNPSFGQIERNHVSNLACEDKCRLKCAFLLIPPFTPGYLICLYKCMATNCKANPIVQDCKSGCGLTKSVSVNDDAHGVAAADVVDSCLPECQK, encoded by the exons ATGACAAAGAATGAGATGCACATAATTGGAATTGTGATTATGATCATGATTGTGATGGATTTCTCGCAAGCCAATTACAATCCTTCATTTGGGCAAATTGAGCGAAATCATGTGTCTAATCTAGCTTGTGAGGATAAATGTAGACTAAAATGTGCATTTTTACTAATACCTCCATTTACTCCTGGGTATCTAATATGTCTTTACAAGTGCATGGCAACAAATTGCAAAGCCAACCCCATTGTCCAAGATTGTAAGAGTGGTTGTGGCTTGACCAAGTCCGTTAGCGTCAACGATG ATGCTCATGGAGTTGCGGCCGCCGACGTGGTGGATTCCTGTTTACCAGAGTGCCAGAAGTAA